A single genomic interval of Chryseobacterium paludis harbors:
- a CDS encoding 3-hydroxyacyl-CoA dehydrogenase, whose protein sequence is MNFKNVTVAGSGVLGYQIAFQAAFYGFNVTVYDISDEILEKAKTKFNILSEAFKKDLNATQKQLNVAFKNLNYTSDLSAALKNADLLIEAVPENLKIKIDFYQKVSKVAPEKTVFATNSSSLLPSKLAKKTGRPEKFIALHFANEIWKHNTGEVMKHPETSAEVFNAVIDFAKAIGMVTLPIHKEQPGYIVNSLLMPLLSSALELWVNKISDIKTIDKTWMVATGAPMGPFGIMDVVGITTVYNINKIAADSTKSSIKIKISKKLKKEYVDKGKLGIVSGKGFYAYPDPAFEKKNFLK, encoded by the coding sequence ATGAATTTTAAAAATGTAACTGTTGCCGGTAGCGGTGTATTGGGATATCAAATAGCTTTTCAAGCAGCTTTTTATGGCTTCAATGTCACAGTTTATGATATCAGTGACGAAATCTTAGAAAAGGCAAAGACAAAATTCAATATACTTAGTGAAGCTTTTAAAAAAGATTTAAATGCCACTCAGAAGCAACTGAACGTGGCATTTAAAAACCTAAATTATACTTCTGATCTTTCGGCAGCATTAAAAAACGCTGATCTATTGATAGAAGCTGTTCCTGAAAACCTTAAGATCAAAATTGATTTTTACCAAAAGGTATCAAAAGTCGCTCCTGAAAAAACGGTATTTGCAACGAACTCTTCATCATTACTTCCCAGTAAGCTTGCAAAAAAAACAGGAAGACCAGAAAAGTTTATTGCATTACATTTCGCCAATGAAATCTGGAAACATAATACCGGAGAGGTAATGAAACATCCTGAAACATCAGCAGAGGTTTTTAATGCTGTCATTGACTTTGCCAAAGCAATTGGAATGGTTACACTTCCTATCCATAAAGAACAGCCTGGATATATCGTCAATTCGTTATTAATGCCTTTACTAAGTTCTGCATTAGAGTTGTGGGTGAACAAGATATCAGATATTAAAACCATTGATAAAACATGGATGGTAGCAACTGGAGCACCAATGGGTCCTTTTGGAATAATGGATGTAGTTGGTATTACTACAGTTTATAACATCAATAAAATAGCAGCAGATTCCACAAAATCTTCTATTAAAATTAAAATTTCAAAGAAATTAAAGAAGGAGTACGTGGATAAAGGGAAATTAGGTATTGTTTCTGGAAAGGGGTTTTATGCTTACCCTGATCCGGCATTTGAAAAGAAAAATTTCCTGAAGTAA
- a CDS encoding oleate hydratase gives MSTINSKFDKVLKASNEYGKVNHEPDSSKEVQINTPGKTMPFSDQIGNYQRNKGIPTQSYENSKIYIVGSGIAGMATAYYFIRDGHVPGKNIIFLDQLHIDGGSLDGAGNPEDGYIIRGGREMDMTYENLWDLFQDIPAVELPAPYTVLDEYRLVNDNDPNYSKARLIHNQGQIQDFSKFGLEKKDQLAIIKLLLKKKEELDDLSIEDYFSESFLNSNFWFFWRSMFAFENWHSLLELKLYMHKFLHAIDGMKDFSCLVFPKYNQYDTFVTPLRKFLTEKGVQIQLNTLVKDLDIHINTEGKVVEGILTEQDGKEVKIPVGKDDYVIVTTGSMTESTFYGDNKKAPIINIDNSTSGQSAGWMLWKNLAAKSEVFGKPEKFCSNIEKSAWESATLTCKPSAFVDKLKELSVNDPYSGRTVTGGIITITDSNWVMSFTCNRQPHFPTQPDDVLVLWVYSLLMDKQGNYVKKTMPECTGDEILAELCYHLGIIDQLDNVIENTIVRSSFMPYITSMFMPRAKGDRPRVVPEGCKNLALVGQFVETNNDVVFTMESSIRTGRLAVYNLLNLNKQVPDINPLQYDIRHLLKATQALNDYQPFLGEGILRRILKGTYFEHILVNNPVEKEEHESFFMEQINKFQDWIKGIKS, from the coding sequence ATGAGTACGATCAATTCTAAATTCGACAAAGTTTTAAAAGCTTCAAATGAGTATGGAAAAGTAAATCACGAACCAGATTCAAGCAAGGAAGTTCAAATTAACACCCCCGGAAAGACAATGCCTTTTTCCGATCAGATTGGAAACTATCAACGTAATAAAGGTATTCCTACCCAATCCTACGAAAACAGTAAAATCTATATTGTAGGAAGTGGTATTGCAGGAATGGCTACAGCCTATTACTTTATCCGTGACGGACATGTTCCCGGAAAAAATATAATTTTCTTAGATCAATTGCATATAGATGGAGGTTCATTGGATGGTGCGGGAAATCCAGAGGATGGATATATTATTCGTGGTGGTCGTGAGATGGATATGACTTACGAAAATCTTTGGGATCTTTTCCAGGATATTCCTGCTGTAGAACTACCCGCTCCTTATACTGTTTTAGATGAATACCGTCTTGTAAATGATAATGATCCTAATTATTCCAAAGCAAGATTAATTCATAATCAGGGACAGATACAGGATTTCAGTAAATTCGGATTGGAAAAAAAAGATCAGCTTGCTATTATAAAGCTTTTATTAAAGAAAAAAGAAGAGCTTGATGATCTATCAATTGAGGATTATTTCAGTGAATCGTTTTTAAACAGCAATTTCTGGTTTTTCTGGCGGTCTATGTTTGCTTTTGAAAACTGGCACAGTTTATTGGAATTAAAACTTTATATGCACAAATTTCTACATGCCATAGATGGTATGAAAGACTTCTCATGTTTAGTGTTTCCGAAGTATAATCAGTATGACACCTTCGTAACTCCATTAAGAAAATTCCTTACTGAAAAAGGGGTACAAATCCAATTAAATACACTGGTTAAAGATTTGGATATCCACATTAATACCGAAGGAAAAGTAGTTGAAGGTATTCTTACAGAGCAGGATGGTAAGGAAGTAAAAATCCCTGTGGGTAAAGATGATTATGTGATCGTAACAACAGGATCTATGACCGAAAGCACTTTCTATGGAGATAACAAAAAAGCTCCAATTATCAATATCGATAATAGTACAAGCGGACAAAGTGCCGGATGGATGCTATGGAAAAACCTCGCTGCAAAATCAGAAGTATTTGGAAAACCTGAAAAATTCTGTAGTAATATTGAAAAATCTGCCTGGGAATCTGCAACGCTTACCTGTAAACCTTCGGCTTTTGTTGATAAATTAAAAGAACTATCCGTTAATGATCCCTATTCAGGAAGAACAGTTACGGGAGGCATCATTACCATTACAGATTCTAACTGGGTGATGAGTTTTACCTGCAACAGACAGCCCCATTTTCCAACCCAACCTGACGATGTCCTTGTTCTTTGGGTATATTCATTACTAATGGATAAACAGGGTAATTATGTAAAGAAAACGATGCCTGAATGTACAGGGGATGAAATTTTAGCTGAACTATGTTATCATCTTGGAATTATTGATCAGCTGGACAATGTCATTGAAAACACAATCGTTCGATCTTCATTTATGCCTTATATCACTTCGATGTTTATGCCGAGAGCAAAAGGTGACCGTCCAAGAGTCGTTCCAGAAGGCTGTAAAAATTTAGCTTTGGTGGGACAATTTGTAGAAACCAATAATGATGTGGTATTTACTATGGAGAGCTCTATAAGGACTGGAAGATTAGCGGTCTATAATTTACTCAACCTGAATAAACAGGTTCCGGATATAAATCCTTTGCAATATGACATCCGTCATCTTCTAAAAGCAACCCAAGCCTTAAATGACTATCAACCGTTCCTTGGTGAGGGAATTCTAAGAAGAATATTAAAAGGAACTTATTTTGAACATATCCTGGTCAATAATCCGGTAGAAAAAGAAGAGCATGAATCCTTTTTTATGGAGCAAATCAATAAATTCCAGGACTGGATTAAAGGTATAAAAAGTTAA
- a CDS encoding helix-turn-helix domain-containing protein, producing MITYENLQDTLSFYSIDCHKSYYISSGKTIFEFPDTPFRMDYYAICICTGGEIDLEIDSNQYHLGINSCLISAPSTIVRFMNTHKDFTMKLLFFDKNFLLKNISDPFIIEKMNLFHNNSYSLLKTNNKNASILIDLMGYMEKKAEQKGKYSEEIIRTTIFNLLLEVAEILNNADDNLEEKEEGKTDLYLRFCKLVRENIHHYRTVQLYADHLFVSSKYLIEIVKKATGKTPHEVIDEALLKEAYVLLGTPEITISEISFQLQFNSSSAFGRFFKKQTSLSPSEYRKKKFSLKN from the coding sequence ATGATAACTTACGAAAATTTACAGGATACCTTATCATTTTATAGTATAGATTGTCATAAATCCTATTATATTTCTTCCGGAAAAACAATTTTTGAGTTTCCCGACACTCCTTTCAGGATGGATTATTATGCCATCTGCATTTGCACTGGTGGTGAAATAGATCTTGAAATAGACAGTAATCAATATCATCTGGGAATTAACAGCTGTCTTATTTCAGCGCCTTCTACTATTGTCAGGTTTATGAATACCCATAAGGACTTCACCATGAAGTTGTTATTTTTTGATAAGAATTTTTTACTCAAAAACATCTCAGATCCTTTTATCATTGAGAAAATGAATTTATTTCACAACAATTCTTATAGTCTTTTAAAAACAAACAATAAAAATGCATCTATACTAATAGACTTAATGGGATATATGGAAAAAAAAGCAGAGCAAAAAGGAAAATATTCTGAAGAAATTATCAGAACTACCATTTTTAATCTGCTATTGGAAGTTGCCGAAATACTCAACAATGCGGACGATAACCTTGAAGAAAAAGAAGAAGGAAAGACCGATCTATATCTTAGGTTTTGCAAATTAGTCCGTGAAAACATCCACCACTACAGAACAGTGCAGCTTTATGCTGATCATCTTTTTGTTTCAAGTAAATATCTTATAGAGATCGTAAAAAAGGCAACCGGAAAAACACCTCATGAAGTGATAGATGAAGCATTATTAAAGGAAGCATATGTTTTACTTGGAACTCCTGAGATAACGATATCAGAGATATCCTTTCAGCTTCAGTTCAATTCTTCGTCAGCCTTTGGCCGTTTTTTCAAAAAACAGACTTCTCTTTCCCCTTCTGAATATCGGAAAAAAAAATTCAGCCTTAAGAATTAG
- a CDS encoding MFS transporter, whose product MLALVMLINRAGSMVLPFLGVYMTAHLNFSIENSGIVLSFFGIGSVIGSWLGGMITDKIGEYKVQSLSLLLSVPLFCMIPLFTTEVGLAGIILAQSIVSETFRPANSVAITKYARPENITRAFSLNRMAVNLGFSIGPALGGILSAISYEFLFYSNALGALIAGITYVVFFRKRDKLATRKAKKVKETIAIAKEGSPYRDGKFLIYCFFCMLFAICFFQLFSTLTIFYKDTAHLSQEHIGYLLGYSGFLIVLLEMSFVQIAEKYFKLGVTMLLGTFLCGFSYAMMAFDYSIITLLISMTILCIGEIWTLPFMSTITALRSGANNKGAYMGLNGMSFSIAFIVTPYVGTLIAEKFGFTVLWIGTGALATLIAIAFYFIVPWMLAEKNSKEETV is encoded by the coding sequence ATGTTGGCATTGGTAATGCTTATCAACCGTGCCGGCTCTATGGTACTTCCTTTTTTGGGAGTATATATGACTGCTCATTTGAATTTCAGTATTGAAAATTCAGGAATAGTCCTGAGCTTTTTTGGAATTGGTTCTGTAATAGGTTCATGGCTTGGAGGGATGATTACCGATAAGATCGGTGAGTATAAAGTTCAGAGTTTAAGCTTGCTACTCAGTGTTCCTTTATTTTGTATGATTCCTCTCTTTACAACAGAAGTAGGGTTAGCGGGAATTATTTTGGCACAGAGTATTGTAAGTGAGACTTTCCGTCCTGCCAATTCAGTAGCGATCACTAAATATGCGAGACCTGAAAATATCACCAGGGCCTTTTCGTTGAATAGAATGGCCGTGAATTTAGGATTTTCAATAGGTCCGGCTTTAGGAGGTATTTTATCTGCTATTTCTTATGAGTTTCTATTTTATAGCAATGCTTTGGGAGCACTTATAGCAGGAATAACCTATGTTGTATTTTTTAGAAAACGAGATAAATTAGCAACTAGGAAAGCTAAAAAAGTAAAAGAAACTATTGCTATTGCCAAAGAAGGGTCACCTTATCGGGATGGAAAATTCTTGATATACTGTTTCTTTTGTATGCTGTTTGCCATATGTTTTTTTCAGTTATTCAGTACACTGACTATTTTCTATAAAGACACGGCACATCTTAGCCAGGAGCATATCGGTTATTTATTAGGGTACAGCGGTTTTCTGATTGTATTGCTGGAAATGTCATTTGTACAAATTGCTGAAAAGTATTTTAAATTAGGTGTTACGATGCTTTTAGGAACTTTCTTATGTGGTTTTTCATATGCAATGATGGCGTTTGATTATAGTATCATAACATTGCTTATTTCAATGACCATCTTATGTATTGGCGAGATATGGACACTTCCTTTTATGTCTACTATTACTGCCTTAAGATCAGGAGCCAATAATAAAGGAGCTTATATGGGATTAAATGGAATGTCTTTTTCCATTGCGTTTATTGTAACTCCTTACGTAGGAACTTTAATTGCTGAGAAATTTGGATTTACAGTACTATGGATAGGTACCGGAGCTCTCGCAACTCTAATTGCCATTGCATTTTATTTTATTGTTCCATGGATGTTAGCTGAAAAAAACTCAAAAGAGGAAACAGTTTAA
- a CDS encoding TonB-dependent receptor: protein MVRICFLLFIIACPFFSSQKRDSAELISEVKIDAYKKPTTYITSTKSVSVISGVLLRQNTPERMLESINQIAGARIEERSPGSYRISVRGSTLRSPFGVRNIKVYLDDFILSDASGNTYFNLISPELIDRIEIYKGPEGGDYGAATGGTLLLQTRSSENLSAHLSVGSYGAFNQSFDLSKQLGKHFFEIFQNYYRTDSYRKQSAVERKQIFLKDRFQYTKKASLNTMLLFSDLDYQTPGGLTLEQMQVDRKQSRPATTTIPGASEQNAGIRNKMILAGISHQLELSPKLSHFMMLQGSYVDFENPFITNFENRFEQNFALRTHLNYTEHWDKVEMAWRFGFEGGINSILVKNYDNNMGSEGSPQNFDKLRNRSGFYFLSQKFSFNEKLFTDISLSLNSNSYQWDRVYPSNESGKINFKKQWLPNIGLTYLITKGFSVRVKAGKGNSAPTNEEIRSSDQQFNLNLAPEYGWNKEIGIRKQFGDILFVEGSYFDFRMKNAIVRRQNEKGQEFFINQGSAVQKGFETLIESKNFNFRSEVLNHFKFRLSGSFYRFRFEDYKQDNKDFSGNSLTGVPATTINSLLNFMVLKIISIDYSHFYTSKIPLNDANSVWSTSTLIGNLQFRVPVQFQKTKLDVYLQIQNLYNTDYVLGFDTNAFGNRFYNPAAKRNFIFGVKADF from the coding sequence ATGGTGAGGATCTGCTTTTTACTCTTTATCATTGCTTGCCCATTTTTCTCTTCACAAAAAAGAGATTCTGCTGAACTGATCTCAGAAGTGAAAATTGATGCATATAAAAAGCCAACTACTTATATTACCTCTACAAAATCTGTTTCTGTAATTTCAGGAGTGCTTCTCCGTCAGAACACACCAGAGAGAATGCTTGAATCCATTAATCAGATCGCTGGAGCAAGAATAGAAGAACGTTCTCCTGGAAGTTACAGGATTTCGGTGCGTGGAAGCACGCTAAGATCACCTTTTGGGGTAAGAAATATTAAAGTATACCTGGATGACTTTATCCTGTCTGATGCTTCGGGAAATACCTATTTTAATCTCATCTCCCCTGAATTGATCGATAGGATAGAAATATATAAGGGGCCGGAAGGAGGTGATTATGGGGCTGCAACTGGTGGGACACTTCTTCTTCAGACAAGATCTTCAGAAAATTTATCTGCTCATCTTTCTGTCGGTAGTTATGGGGCATTTAACCAAAGCTTTGACCTTTCAAAGCAATTGGGAAAGCATTTTTTTGAAATTTTTCAGAATTATTACAGAACGGATTCTTATCGAAAACAATCTGCTGTAGAGAGGAAACAGATTTTTTTAAAAGACAGATTTCAATATACTAAAAAAGCATCATTGAATACCATGCTTTTATTTTCTGATCTTGATTATCAAACACCTGGTGGCCTTACATTAGAACAAATGCAGGTGGATAGGAAACAGTCAAGACCAGCGACCACTACAATCCCTGGTGCCAGTGAGCAAAATGCGGGAATAAGAAATAAAATGATTCTTGCAGGAATTTCTCATCAGCTGGAACTTAGTCCGAAACTTTCACATTTCATGATGTTGCAAGGTTCATATGTTGATTTTGAAAATCCTTTTATTACCAATTTTGAAAATAGATTTGAACAAAATTTTGCATTGCGAACCCATCTTAATTATACAGAACACTGGGATAAAGTTGAAATGGCATGGCGATTTGGATTTGAAGGTGGGATTAATTCCATTCTGGTTAAAAATTATGATAACAATATGGGATCAGAAGGAAGTCCTCAAAATTTTGACAAACTAAGGAACAGATCCGGATTTTATTTCCTTTCACAAAAATTTAGTTTTAATGAAAAATTATTTACAGATATTTCACTAAGCCTGAATTCAAATTCATACCAATGGGATAGGGTATATCCAAGTAATGAAAGTGGAAAGATAAATTTTAAAAAACAATGGCTTCCAAACATTGGGCTGACCTATCTTATAACAAAAGGATTTTCTGTAAGAGTGAAAGCCGGAAAGGGAAATTCGGCTCCGACAAATGAAGAGATCCGATCTTCTGATCAGCAGTTCAATCTGAATCTTGCTCCTGAATATGGTTGGAATAAGGAGATTGGAATCCGAAAACAATTTGGCGATATTTTGTTCGTAGAAGGAAGCTATTTTGATTTCAGAATGAAGAATGCTATTGTGAGAAGACAAAATGAAAAGGGACAGGAATTTTTTATTAACCAGGGAAGTGCTGTTCAAAAAGGATTTGAAACCTTAATAGAATCAAAGAATTTCAACTTTCGCAGTGAAGTGTTGAATCATTTCAAATTCAGACTTTCCGGTAGTTTTTATAGATTTAGATTTGAAGATTATAAACAGGATAACAAGGATTTTTCTGGAAATAGCTTAACAGGGGTTCCTGCAACGACAATAAATAGTTTGCTCAATTTCATGGTTTTAAAAATCATTTCTATTGATTATTCTCATTTCTATACTTCAAAAATTCCTTTGAACGACGCCAATTCAGTATGGTCTACATCAACACTCATTGGTAATTTACAATTCAGGGTTCCTGTTCAATTTCAAAAAACAAAACTCGATGTATATCTTCAGATTCAAAACCTGTATAATACAGATTATGTTTTAGGATTTGATACCAATGCATTTGGCAACCGCTTTTACAATCCGGCTGCAAAACGGAATTTTATTTTTGGTGTAAAAGCCGATTTTTAG
- a CDS encoding YpdA family putative bacillithiol disulfide reductase, producing the protein MEVLDILIIGGGPIGLNCALEAQKNNLSYLIIEKGTIVNSLYNYPLYMRFFSTAEKLEIAEIPFISTAPKPGRQEALEYYQGITRQKDLNIHLYERVIKVSKTDGIFEVESSKAKYYSKNVIISTGFYDIPNLMNIPGEDLPKVKHYYSEPYPYAKQKIAIIGSSNSAVDAALETYRKGAEVTMIVRHSEISKSVKYWVKPDIDNRIAEGSIHAHFNSEIIEIKQHSVVFKDEKGQMNEIENDFVLAMTGYLPDFDFLKNSGIELQGDCLKPVHHPETMETNIKNLYLAGVVCGGKDTHLWFIENSRIHARMIIKNILATLSSLG; encoded by the coding sequence ATGGAAGTTTTAGATATTCTCATTATCGGAGGAGGACCTATTGGGTTAAATTGTGCACTCGAAGCTCAGAAAAACAATCTCTCATATTTAATTATCGAAAAAGGAACAATTGTTAATTCATTGTATAATTATCCTTTATATATGCGTTTCTTTTCTACGGCTGAAAAATTAGAAATTGCAGAAATCCCTTTTATATCCACAGCACCAAAACCAGGCAGACAAGAAGCATTAGAATATTATCAGGGAATTACCAGACAGAAAGACCTTAACATTCACCTTTATGAAAGGGTTATTAAAGTCTCTAAAACAGATGGTATATTTGAAGTTGAATCCTCCAAAGCCAAGTATTACTCAAAGAATGTGATCATTTCCACAGGCTTCTACGATATTCCAAATCTGATGAATATTCCCGGTGAAGACTTACCAAAAGTAAAACATTATTATTCTGAACCCTACCCTTATGCTAAACAAAAGATCGCAATTATAGGCTCAAGTAATTCAGCCGTAGATGCAGCTTTGGAAACGTACAGAAAAGGAGCTGAAGTAACGATGATCGTCCGACATTCTGAAATATCAAAAAGTGTAAAATATTGGGTAAAACCGGATATCGACAACCGAATTGCAGAAGGCAGCATCCATGCCCACTTTAATTCTGAAATTATTGAGATAAAACAGCATAGCGTTGTGTTTAAGGATGAAAAAGGTCAGATGAATGAGATTGAAAATGATTTTGTCCTTGCCATGACTGGTTACCTACCCGATTTTGATTTTCTAAAAAATTCTGGAATTGAATTACAGGGAGATTGTCTTAAGCCTGTACACCATCCTGAAACAATGGAAACGAACATTAAAAATCTATATCTGGCGGGAGTTGTTTGTGGAGGAAAAGATACCCATCTGTGGTTTATTGAAAACTCCAGAATTCATGCCAGAATGATTATAAAGAACATATTGGCGACTCTTTCATCTCTTGGTTAA
- a CDS encoding glycosyltransferase family protein yields the protein MEKKKILIITYYWPPAGGPGVQRWLKFAKYLPDFGWNPIIYTPENPSYPLLDESLIKDVPQDLEIIKTPIWEPYQLAEKLNKSNKKFKAGQFDVGKNQSWKSKLSIWVRGNFFIPDARIFWVKPSVKFLEHYLKQNKIDVVVTSGPPHSLHLIGLQLKKKLPTLKWIADFRDPWTEISYYRHLRLTKSSDKKHRQLESEVFKNADITLATSYTDAENFRKNGANAICITNGFDEDVSLNLTDEKTSGQNNSEIKNNIQSLESSNPNTHFILSYIGVLEQLRNPENLWKILSDLVQTNSDFAKYFMLKFAGRVDDKILESLKNSSLKNYILDLGYLSHDKAIVEMQSSDMLLITNFPNESSKGIIPGKIFEYLATGKQIISFGPDKADVSKILEETQSGKHFSYQDDDAIKAFILEKFDLWKNGNLLENAQNIEQFSRRNLTKKLAEVLA from the coding sequence ATGGAAAAGAAGAAAATTCTTATCATCACTTATTACTGGCCTCCTGCAGGAGGTCCGGGTGTTCAAAGGTGGTTGAAATTTGCAAAATACCTACCTGATTTTGGATGGAATCCTATTATTTATACACCTGAAAACCCCAGCTACCCTTTATTGGATGAGAGTTTAATAAAAGATGTTCCTCAAGATCTAGAAATTATAAAGACGCCTATTTGGGAACCTTATCAGCTTGCCGAAAAACTTAATAAAAGTAATAAAAAGTTTAAAGCAGGACAGTTTGATGTTGGTAAAAATCAAAGCTGGAAATCTAAGCTCTCTATTTGGGTAAGAGGAAATTTCTTCATTCCTGACGCCAGGATTTTCTGGGTAAAGCCTTCTGTGAAATTTTTAGAGCATTATTTAAAACAAAATAAAATTGATGTTGTGGTTACTTCGGGGCCACCTCATTCCTTACACCTCATTGGTTTGCAACTTAAAAAGAAACTTCCAACACTAAAATGGATTGCAGATTTTCGTGATCCATGGACAGAGATTTCTTATTATAGGCATTTAAGGCTAACCAAAAGTTCAGATAAAAAGCACCGACAGCTAGAAAGTGAAGTTTTTAAAAACGCAGATATAACTCTGGCAACAAGCTATACAGATGCTGAAAACTTCCGTAAAAATGGTGCCAATGCGATTTGTATTACCAATGGATTTGATGAAGATGTTTCGCTCAACTTAACCGATGAAAAAACGAGCGGGCAAAATAATAGTGAAATCAAAAATAATATACAATCTCTTGAATCCTCAAACCCAAACACTCATTTTATATTGAGTTATATTGGTGTTTTAGAACAGCTTCGTAATCCTGAAAACCTTTGGAAAATACTTAGTGATCTTGTACAGACAAATTCGGATTTTGCTAAGTATTTTATGCTGAAATTTGCAGGAAGAGTGGATGATAAGATTTTAGAATCTCTAAAAAATTCAAGTTTAAAAAATTACATTTTAGATTTGGGATATCTTTCCCATGATAAAGCAATTGTAGAAATGCAATCTTCTGATATGCTGTTGATCACTAATTTTCCAAATGAATCTTCAAAAGGCATTATTCCCGGAAAAATATTTGAATATTTAGCCACAGGAAAACAAATCATTTCATTTGGTCCTGATAAAGCTGACGTTTCCAAAATACTTGAAGAAACTCAATCCGGCAAGCATTTCAGTTATCAAGATGATGATGCAATAAAAGCTTTTATATTAGAAAAATTTGATCTTTGGAAAAATGGAAATCTTCTTGAAAATGCTCAGAATATTGAACAGTTCTCAAGAAGAAATCTCACTAAAAAGTTAGCTGAAGTATTAGCTTAA